In Pseudomonadota bacterium, the genomic stretch GGATGACTGCGGCATTGTGACCGACCAGCGGCTTGACAGCCTTTTGCAAATCGGCATCCTCTGCCACCAGCTTGTCACCAGCGTAGTAACGAACCAAACGCACGGTCGCACTCATGTCAGGCGGATCGATGGTCACAACCGCATCAATTCGACCCGGACGAATAAATGCACTGTGAATCGTTTCCACCAAGTTGGTTGTCAACACCACCATAATCTCGTGATGCTTGCTGTCAACACCGTCCACCAAGTTGAGGACGCTGTTCATGTCATCATCACGCTCATCGCCACCAACGATACGATCAACGTCTTCTGCGAACACCACGGCGGGCTCATACAACTTGGCGAAATTCAACGCCAAGTCCAAATCCCGCACGTCTTGCAGATACAGGAACGTCCATTGATTTTCGACACATTTCTTTGCCAACACATGGGCTGTCAAAGTTTTTCCAGTGCCGAAGGGGCCTTCGAGCAACACACCCCGCTTGAGCGGAATGCCTTGCTTGCGGCAACGCTCGGAATATTCCACCGGGTTGAACAGGCTGGTTGTCACCTGTTGCATGGTGGCTTCCGACAAAATCAATCCATCGGTCTTGATGCCAGCCGTTTCCATGAACTTCGGGCAGAAGCTGGGATTGAACTTTCGGATACGATTGCCATCGGTATCACGGAAATTCATCTTGATAGCCTTGCCACGATAGATGCTATCGGTCTTGCATTTCTTGCGGACCAATTCGGCAATCTCATGGACCACGCCTTCATCCCGACGAACAACCTCACCCTGCAAACAGAAAACCGGGCGATTTTCGATCATCTGGAAATTGCATTCCAAATAACCTTCAACCTTCGGAATCTGGCAACGTCCCCACGGCACTTGCATGGTTTCGCCAGCACCAATATCCACGGCAATCATGGTTGGCGGATTGTCCCCGAAAAATCCAGGGGTCGGAATCAAATCTGCCCAACCGTACTTTTCCTTCAAGACCCGGAAGAAATTCACAGCCCCATCGAGCGGGAAAGCCTCAATGACTTCGGAAATTCCAACCGTAGTCATTTCTTCCTTCTGCTTACGCTGAAGCCATCGAATTCCCTCATCGAGGCTCATCCCATCGGGAAGGATAATCCTATCGCCTTTGCGATGAATATTAACCTCCCCCAAAAGGGCTGACCCCCCGGCGATCTTTTGGAGTTGGGAAACAAAATCTGACAATTTTTTTTCGTCTGCCACGCTGGCTACTCCTTTGCTAAAGTTTTCTTAGAATACCACATCGACAGACCCATTATACTTCAGAAAGTTGGGTTGTAAACCTTAGGCGGGCAAATTACTCAGACTCTTCGAAACAGAACTACGTTGACCACCCCACAAGTATTATGTTAGTTCCAGCTTATATTACCCTGGTTTTCTTTGTGTGCGTTTTAATTCTATATCCCTCAAATAGGTCGAGATTCTTTTCAAAGCAATCATCGCAAATGACGCATCTAATCTCATCACAGGACAACATTTTGTCAAGTGCTCCCTCAGGCGGATTTGAATAACCTATTTGATCGTGGCGACTACCATAACCAAAAGAAATTATGGCACAACCACCATCACTAGGCCCACACTCATTAACTTCTAGCTCTTTTTTACACAACAAGCATTTGGGCATTCTTCTTCCTCTTTTTTGAAGTGTTTGACAACCTTCCACAAAGCATAAAGTATTAAAGACATCAAGATAAAATCAACACCAGCCGCATAAAATTGTCCAACTTCAAATTTTAAATTAGGAACAGGTTCCCAAACAGCCTGTCTCCATGTTTCTCCTGTATATTTGCCCAAAAATTGAACAATGGGCATAATCAAACTCTCGGAAAAGGCTGTAATCAATTTGGAGAAAGCTATGCCCAACGTAAATGCAATCACTGCACCGAAGGTTCGTTGCTGAAAAGCAAATGCTTTCCACTCATTAAAACGATCATCCAACTCCTGTCCAATTCTGTCTAGGACAACTTGGTTTAATTCCTTTTCTCTCTCGCTCAGTTGCTTTGTCTCGCTCATCTGCTTTTTTCTCTTGTAAAGTTTTTTCGTGAAACCATTTTCGTGGATTGCCACAGCAATACCTAGAACATAATGCCAAATTATCAGCCCATTTTTCTGCTCTTTGGCCAGCCCAAGGGTAAAGTTCTCGGGCACGTTTTTTCATCTTAGCTTTCGCAATACGACGTTCTGCTCGCTTCATAGTCAGCACCCTTTGATGGACATCTTACCATTCCCGGCTTTATGTGTCAATTTCTGACCAACTGAAATTCTAGTAACGCAACCTGTTTTAGGGGGTGTCTTTGGCTCTGGTTCGTCTACACATTTGCAGCCACAACCACCACATTGATTTTTACATTTATGCTTACCCTTAGACATTCCTGGTCCGCTCAAACCCGTTAAAGAAGCCGCCCCCATTATTCCTCCCTTATCTCAAAATCTGAATATAGTGTTCGTAACCCATTACACAATTCTTGAAAATCTCTTTCTACTATACACAAACTACCGCAGCTTTTATCATTAATAAAAACGCACACAGAAACATGGTTATTCAAATTGGTAGAAACGCTTAATTGAACCTTCATGCAAGTATATATGCTTGTAAAACCTGTTCAATATAATCAAACGTCTCTTGGGTATAATGTGGGGCACAGCCAACAAAGAAAACCTCTTCGGCAAATTTCTGTGCCACTGGATATTCTTTAAAATCTCCCAAATGACAAAACCCTGGTTGCTGCAAAATGTTATTAGCAAAAAAATTCCTCGTTTGAATGCCGCTTTTTTCCAAATGTGAAACCAATTTATTTTTTTGCCGAGAAATAAGAGGCACACAGAACCACGAAACATCTGCTTGTGGCAATACTTTGACATCACAAACTTCACAGTATTTTCTAAACAGATTTACAACAATCTCTTTATGTTTTTTTCTTTTGGCAATAATTTCATCGACTTTGTTGAGTTGCACCAATCCCAAAGCTCCCTGAAGGTCTAGAGGTTTTAAATTGTAACCAATTTCTGTATACACATATTTGTGATCTACTACACAATTGCAATTTGGAATCCATTCTTTGAATCTATTGCCGCATTTCCCGCAAGGTAAATAATTTTCCGTTCCTCTGCAAAAACAATCTCGTCCCCAATATGCAAACCTTCTGCATGCTTGAAGAATTTGAAAGTCATTTGTTGTGACCATTCCACCTTCCATTGTGCATATGTGATGAGAGGCGTAAAAAGAATAAGTAGATACAACAGCAAATTCTGCAAGGTGTTGCGTATTCCAAGTAGTTCCAAGAGAATCACAGCAATCTAAAATTAGTTTCAAGTTATGATCTCTGCATATTTGTCCCAATCTATCCATGTCGGGGGGGTTGCCAAACGCTGGGCTTAGGATAATGGCTCTTGTTTTGTTGGTAATATTTGCTTCGATTTTGCAGATATCAAAATTTAGACTATCGTACTCTGCATCAATAAACACGGGCTTCAAATTGTTTTGTATGACAGGGGCAACCGTAGTCGGGAATTGAACCACCCCCATAATAATTTCATCACCATCTTTCCATTCAAAAATTTTCTTACAAGCGGATATAGCCACTAAATTAGCACTGCTGCCGCTATTGAGCATCAGTCCATATTTCTGTGAAAATTTTGCTGAAAATTTTTCCTCAAATTCTACAACAGTATCCCCAGATGACAGCCATTGGCTTGTTTTAATATTTTCAATAGCAGCTTCTTTTTCTCTATTGTCCCAGTAGGGCTCAGCGTATTTTATGTACATAAACTATAATAGGGTATGAATGTATTAATTACTGGTGGCTGTGGGTTTATTGCCAGAAATTTATGCTCTTACTTGAGTTACGACCACTTAGTATATGCTGAGGGTCGGCAAACACTGAATTTGCTTGATAAGTCACAATGTATAAATTTCTCTGAAAACCACCATATAGACACCATTATTCACGCCGCAATTGAGGATAAACAAAAAGGCTGGCCACATGGACATAGTGCATCTACGTTTTACAACAATATTTCTATGTTTGAAAATGCAATAACCTATATTCCTCATAAACTATTCATCAATATTGCGAGCGGAGCAGAGTTTGACAAAGAGCAAGAAATAGTTTGTGCAAAAGAAGAAGAAATTTACAAAAAATTTCCCAGAGATTTTTATGGATCGGCTAAAAACATCATAGCAAAACGTCTTAAAAACAATGGAATAAATCTTAGGTTGTTTAATTGCTTTGGGTTTGGCGAAGCCCCCAGAAGTCTTGTTATAAATGCGATCACAAAAGCAGAAAAAAATGAACCAATTCATTTATTAGACAAATGGATGGACTTCTTTTATATCGGGGATTTATGTCGTGTAGTAAATCATCTGTTGACAAAATCAAAAATAAAATCATCTGATATCAATTGTGTGTATTCACAAAAACACAAGTTGGTAGATGTTGTCAAAATAGTGCAAAAAACAATTGGAAAAGAAAATGAAATAAAAATAACTGAATATTCACCTTCTTATACAGGCAATGGAGATAAATTGGCTTTATTAAACTTGCCACTAATGGGATTAAACGAAGGTATAAAGGAAATGATACAAATTCGGGCGTGGAATCAACAAATGCAGGAAAAATAACATGATAACTGTAAGCGATTACATAGCAGAGTATTTGAAACAAGCAGGAATTACACACGTTTTTATGATTACTGGTGGTGGAGCCATGTATCTCAACAATTCATTTGGAAAGTATTTCAAACCAATATGTTTCCACAATGAACAAGGCTGCACCATAGCAGCAGAAGGATATGCAAGAATACACAATAAAATACCTGTGGTGAATGTCACAACAGGACCAGGGGGTAGCAACGCCATCACTGGTGTGTTGGGTGCTTGGACTGATTCTATACCAATGCTTGTGATTTCAGGACAAGTTAAATATAATCAAACAGCAAGATATGCAAAAAGTCTTGGCATAAATCTGAGGCAACTTGGCGATCAAGAATATGATATTGTAAGCATGGTGTCTCACATTACTAAATATGCAGAAATGGTAATTGATCCATATTCCATTAAATATCACCTTGATAAAGCACTCCATCTCGCCCGCACTGGACGACCTGGGCCTTGCTGGCTAGACATTCCTCTTGATGTGCAAAATGCAAAAATAGATGAAGATAAGCTGAGTGCATACATCGGCCATGTGTCTTCTTTTCCCAAAATAGACAAACCCACCATCACTCGTGTTTTGGATTGTGTCAAGAAAGCAAAAAGACCTGTTATTTTGGCGGGGCCGGGTATACATTTTTCTGGCTCTATTGATGTTTTCCATCAACTAATAGAAAAATTCAACATTCCTATTCTTACAGCTTTTAATGCTCACGACTTACTTGAGCACGACCACCCTCTTCGTGTGGGTCGTCCGGGCACCATTGGTGAACGAGGTGGAAACTTTATACTACAAAACGCAGACTTATTATTAGTGTTGGGTTGTAGATTAGACATACGGCAAATAGGATATAAATGGGAGGCATTTGCTGAAAAGTCCACAAAGATAGTTGTTGATATTGATGAAGCAGAATTAAAAAAACCCACCATATTTCCAGACATACCAATTCATGGAGATGTTAAAGACTTCATGGAACAAATGCTTTGTGAAGAGTGCAATATTGATAGAACCGAATGGATAGAGTGGTGTAAAGAAAAGTCGAAAAAATATCCAGTAGTTTTACCAGAACACAGACAAGTGTTGACATTGAGAAGCAAGCTACCGTTGGTCAATCCGTATGGATTTATGGAAGAAGTGGGAAAACAACTGCCAGAAAACCAAATTATGGTCTGTGGCAATGCCACGGCATGTATTATACCTTTTCAAGTCATACCGATGAAAAAAGGACAACGTATGTTTAGTAATTCAGGCATGGCGGCGATGGGTTGGGATATATCTGCTGCAATTGGTGCCCATTTTGCATCTGGGCAGAAGATAGTTTGTTTTGCTGGCGATGGTAGCATTCAAATGAACATACAAGAGCTTCAAACAATTAGACATCACAATTTGCCAATAAAAATATTTTTATTAAACAACGGCGGCTATCATTCGATACGACAGACCCAAACCAACAACAATTTTAATCCAGTGGGATTTGATAATACCAATGGCATAAGTTTTCCTTGCATGGAAAAAATAGCCTATGCATATGGAATCAGATATTTGAAGTGTGATAATTACCCAACAATCAAAGAAACTGTGGCGGCGACACTCTGCGAGGACGATCCCGTAATTTGCGAAATTGTCTTAGATGAAAGACAACCATTTTCTCCTAAAATAGCCGCCCGAAAAGCTGAGGATGGGTCGATGATTGCCTGTTCATTAGAAGATATGTGGCCATTCTTGGATCAAAAAGAATTAAAAGAAAATATGGTGAAATAATGCACATAGTAGACCATTGTGTTGTATGCAAGAATAAAAAAATAATTAAAACAAAATCAAAAATTTCTGATTTTATCGCATATTATCTTTTTAATGGCATAAAACCAGATTGTAAAACCATATACTGTCCAGAGTGTGGATATCGAGGATCAGACATACGATTTGATGAAGATGAGCTAAAGAGATATTATTGGGATTATAGAGGAGAATATTATGAGTTCGTCAGAAATCACATAGAGCCAAGCTACGAAAAAATTTCGAATCATATTGATGAGGAGGGGGAAATAACTTTTAGAAAAAATTACATGCGTAATTTTTTTGCAGGAGTGGTTGATTATACAAAAATAAAAACCACATTAGATTATGGAGGACACAAAGGACAATATATATTAGAAGAATTCTCAAATGCCCAACAATACATCTACGATATATCAAAAAATAATAATATAGACATAGATTCAATAGATAAAATAGACTTCATTATGATTTGCCATGTTTTGGAGCATGTGTCTTATCCAGACAATTTATTACAACACATCAGAACAATGTGTAAGGAAAACACCATTCTATATGCAGAGGTTCCATTATGCGACAATTGGAAAGACAATGCAAAGGCTGTTTCAGAACACATTAATTTTTTCAACACAAAGTGTTTTAAAAGATTGTTAAATTATAATGGGTTTGTGGTGACAAAAATAGAAACAACCTCCCGTTATTCCAGTTGGTTTGCACCATCTATAATTTGTTGTGCAAAAATATTGTCATAATAATAACACAGGATCACACCAAATAGCTTGGCACGAGTTATAGCTTCCAATTGTAACAACTACTAATTCCAACACATCAATGTTTTCTATCATTATTTGATAATCTTCCACCTGTCCTGCTGTTCGCATTGGTTGTGAACGCCAAACCAATTCTCCATCACACAAGATGCAAAACACCATTGTAGAATTGTATCCTTTAATGGTCTCCGAAATACCAACAGAACCTTTCAGTCCATGATATTTTTTTTCTAATTTATAAACCAATCTTGAGGCTGGTCCTACTATGCTCATGTTTGGCAAAATAGTACCAAAATCGGTTGGATGTGCCCAAAGTCCGTGCTGTACTTCTTGCCCCCTAAGCCTTGCTTTTGCCCACACACATGCTGCCGATGGCAGTAAAAAATCGCCCTCAGTCGGTTGTCCATTTTTCCACACAGTCACACCTTTTAAACTACAATAAAAGATGGCTTCGTGTGGTGTTAAATTTGCCAAAAATTCTTCTTTGTTGTACATTTTTTTTAAATTTTTTCTCTTCTGAAGATTTTTTAACGGATGTGCAATACTGGTTGGTATCGCAATCTCGCTTTCTGATATTTCGGGAGTAAATCGCACTGCGTATTTTGTGTCTTCGCCTAAATTACCTATGCGTCCAAAAACTGCTGCTGCCGTTGGATAGATTATTTCCTCTACCGCATAATGAGAAAAATTAGGGAAAAAACCACCTTGATATTCTTTTGTTGCTTCTAAAACCTTGGTAAAAAAATCCATTTTCATCAAGCCACTAATACAATTGTGTGAATAAAAATGAACAGCCCCTAACATATAGTAAACAGGCAATTGTTTGTTAAAAATCTTTTCGGGCAGCCATTGATCTCCTTGCTTTCCTGCTCGTTGACAAAACCCCAAATCAGCATAATCACACTTAGTGCTCAAATCCTCTTTAAACAAATCGTTCAAATACAAAACATCAGATTCGATATAATTATACCAATCTGCTTCTGGATATTTAGCATATGCGTAATTTAAACCAATAGCAATGTTTTTATAAGGACTACGCTTGCAATTATGATAAACCCCCTTTAAAAGTTCTGTGTTTTCCGGGCATTTGAAATTATGAAATAGCTGCCACCCTGCTGCATCAATAACCACGATAATCTTGTCAGTAACCCATTTTCTTACAGAATCAATTGTGTTTTCCAATAAAGGCGGATCATTGTGAGCATTAATAATTGTGACGATATTCATTTTTACTATTATATATTAGTATGAAAATCCTTATCATTACTTACTACAGAGACAATCATGCGGAACTTGCCGCACTCACCAATAAAAATAAAATTGACTACTGTAATTATCGCAATACATTAGGACATTCTTATACATTTTTTCCCTGGGAAGGGTTTTACAAGGGAGTTGTTGAATATGCTGGCTACTATAAAATAAAATTAATGAAATACTTGCTAAAAAACACCAATTACGATGTTATTTTTTATCAAGATACAGATACACTTATAATGAATTTCACGATTGCTATAGAAAGCCTTTTTGACGAAGATCATTCATTTTTTCCTGTCTTAGAACAATCCAATTTAATCAATGCTGGAAACTTTATTCTCAAAAACAATGATGATGGAAGAAAATTTATTGATTTTTTAGATGGCGAAATGATCCACTGGGCAAAGCCTGTCAAGAACAAATTTCAAGAACAGGGAATGCTAAGATACTATTGTACACAAGATGAATGGAAATCAATAGTAAAAATTATGCCACAAAGGGCATTTAATTCATACATTCCACAAGGAGTATTAGACTGTCGTGGGGTGACCAAAGGAGATATTTTCCAGAAAGGTGATTTCTTGCTACATTTTGCCACACATACATTATGGGGACACAACATATTGAAAAAAAGGATAGAACTCGTCAACTACTATCAAAAAGATATCATTTATTCTAGAAAGCTATTTATTTAATACAATATCTTCGCAAATTTTTACAAACTCCTTGGTTTGCACAACACTTTCTTCTTCTAAAGCTTTCATATGACCTTTGACTAAATGCATGGTTTTCTTCGCCCACTCTATTTCTTTTTCACTTGTTCCCAGTGCCACGCCATATTTGTACATTTCTGGTTTTTTATATGCCATATGTGTAGTCTTCGCAGTCCTATGCTCAGGGGATACAACGCCATCCACTGGCAAAACCACAATGGGCACACAACCACACATTGCCGCTTGTACTGGCAAACAGGAATAATGATCGTAACAAATAAACTTCTTTGTAGTATTAAATATCTGGCATAGAATTTGATTGTCTTGATATCCGTCAATACAAATGGCATTTTGACAATGTTTATCAAGGCTTTTATACCATCCCTTCCTAACTATCATACATTCTCCTTCTCTTTTCAAACCTTTATCATAAAACACATCACCCGATAAATCCACGGACGATAAACTCCCCAATGGTTTTCTATTACCGCCATCTATGTTTATTTCATAGTCGTCAGACCAATTGAAAACAATATCAGTTTCGCACAGAGAAACATTTATGTTATGATAAACAAACCATCTGACAAAGTATTTGGCACCATTGGGCGGGCATCCTCCCCATAATGGTTGCATAGGTTCAGGATAAATAAACACCGAGTTATCAGGCGTAATGGGAGGAATAGATGGAATATAACAAACATCTCCTGGTTGAGCGTCAAAATGCCACCCATGCGGAACAAGCAGTGCTTTAGAATGTGGCTTCATACTCGTTCCCCACCCATATGCTCTTTCCCCAAGAACAGCCAAATTATCAACCAATTTATTTAAAGCAACTACCAAACCTACTGTTTCGGTCCAAGGTAGCAACCATACAAAATAATTTAACTTGCCTGCCATTATTTTTTTAAATTCACATAGACTGGACTGCTATTATATAAAACATCTTGAAAAATACTGCACAATTCTTCTTTGCTGTCTGGATGATAAGTTATTATATTGGAAAAACACTTCATAATCACTAAATCATCCTCTGCGTGGTGGCTAAATCCTTCGTTTTCATAGTCTTTGTTTCTGCCCGAGCCCACTAATTTAACAGCTATTTTTTCGCAATTGAGATAATTTCTAATAAACTCAAATGGTCGATATAGTAAAAAAGGAGTAATAGAATAACACACTGGAATATGTCCTGCCAAAGCTAATCCAATACCCATTCCTACCATTAACTGTTCTGCTGCTCCACAATTGTAAAAACGACCTGGAAATTCTTGTTGAACAGTATCCCATAACCCAAAACCCAAATCGGCAGTTATAACAACGATCCTGTCATTTATTTTCATTTCTTCTAACAGAAGATTAGCGAATGTTCTTCTCATAAGAAACTTTTTCTTCCTTATTCATCTTTGTATAATGAGCACCTATTGTATTGGGGAAAGGATCATTAGAGGTTAAATATATCTTAATTTTTGGATAAAACAGCATTAGTTTTTCTGACAACTGTTTTCTGTTGACTTCTTTATAGGCAGCGAAACCATTCATATTCACACATACTTCGATGGGTATATTGTGCTCCTCTATAAAAGACAAACTTTCCCAAACACTGCCCTCGGCACATTCTCCATCAGAAATTATACAATGCGTTGATCTACCAGCTATTGCATAACCAATAGCAATGGGCAACCCACAACCCAAACTACCCGTAGAACAGTAAATTTTATTTTCTGGATCGTAACATGGGTGAATGCCGTGCTTAAGCAACAAACTCTCTGCATTGATTCCGAAAAAATGTTCTATTGTGCAGTATAGTGCCAATCCAGCATGTCCATTAGATAGAATTACAACATCATTGGGGTGTTTGCTGTAAATATCCCAAAGAATTTCCACACAAGAAAGACAGCTACTAATATGGCACAAACTATGTTTTAAACTAAGGTCCAATATACGTTTTTTTATTGTTATCATCTATACTATCAAAGTATCCTCTAATTTATTGTGACAACATATCTATCCCCTTTTCTAGAGAAACAGTTTGTCGCCACCCTAAACCCAAAAGTCTGGTTATATCTGCACATAAATAATCAAGCTCCACTGCTCTTTGCTTTCTTTTGCCAAATTGCAAAACAGCATTTGGGCTAATTTTATCCCTAATCATTTTGGCAACATGCTGGGTAAGAA encodes the following:
- a CDS encoding ATP-binding protein, which gives rise to MADEKKLSDFVSQLQKIAGGSALLGEVNIHRKGDRIILPDGMSLDEGIRWLQRKQKEEMTTVGISEVIEAFPLDGAVNFFRVLKEKYGWADLIPTPGFFGDNPPTMIAVDIGAGETMQVPWGRCQIPKVEGYLECNFQMIENRPVFCLQGEVVRRDEGVVHEIAELVRKKCKTDSIYRGKAIKMNFRDTDGNRIRKFNPSFCPKFMETAGIKTDGLILSEATMQQVTTSLFNPVEYSERCRKQGIPLKRGVLLEGPFGTGKTLTAHVLAKKCVENQWTFLYLQDVRDLDLALNFAKLYEPAVVFAEDVDRIVGGDERDDDMNSVLNLVDGVDSKHHEIMVVLTTNLVETIHSAFIRPGRIDAVVTIDPPDMSATVRLVRYYAGDKLVAEDADLQKAVKPLVGHNAAVIREAVERSKLSAVSNSDEGLKIHANDVGIAAKSMAKHLELLNKPKGDEISHWERIGEAISGGVHRNMEDGRMLIPTCRSNGNGEDE
- a CDS encoding MscL family protein; translated protein: MPENFTLGLAKEQKNGLIIWHYVLGIAVAIHENGFTKKLYKRKKQMSETKQLSEREKELNQVVLDRIGQELDDRFNEWKAFAFQQRTFGAVIAFTLGIAFSKLITAFSESLIMPIVQFLGKYTGETWRQAVWEPVPNLKFEVGQFYAAGVDFILMSLILYALWKVVKHFKKEEEECPNACCVKKS
- a CDS encoding DegT/DnrJ/EryC1/StrS family aminotransferase; this encodes MYIKYAEPYWDNREKEAAIENIKTSQWLSSGDTVVEFEEKFSAKFSQKYGLMLNSGSSANLVAISACKKIFEWKDGDEIIMGVVQFPTTVAPVIQNNLKPVFIDAEYDSLNFDICKIEANITNKTRAIILSPAFGNPPDMDRLGQICRDHNLKLILDCCDSLGTTWNTQHLAEFAVVSTYSFYASHHICTMEGGMVTTNDFQILQACRRFAYWGRDCFCRGTENYLPCGKCGNRFKEWIPNCNCVVDHKYVYTEIGYNLKPLDLQGALGLVQLNKVDEIIAKRKKHKEIVVNLFRKYCEVCDVKVLPQADVSWFCVPLISRQKNKLVSHLEKSGIQTRNFFANNILQQPGFCHLGDFKEYPVAQKFAEEVFFVGCAPHYTQETFDYIEQVLQAYILA
- a CDS encoding NAD-dependent epimerase/dehydratase family protein, whose product is MNVLITGGCGFIARNLCSYLSYDHLVYAEGRQTLNLLDKSQCINFSENHHIDTIIHAAIEDKQKGWPHGHSASTFYNNISMFENAITYIPHKLFINIASGAEFDKEQEIVCAKEEEIYKKFPRDFYGSAKNIIAKRLKNNGINLRLFNCFGFGEAPRSLVINAITKAEKNEPIHLLDKWMDFFYIGDLCRVVNHLLTKSKIKSSDINCVYSQKHKLVDVVKIVQKTIGKENEIKITEYSPSYTGNGDKLALLNLPLMGLNEGIKEMIQIRAWNQQMQEK
- a CDS encoding thiamine pyrophosphate-binding protein: MITVSDYIAEYLKQAGITHVFMITGGGAMYLNNSFGKYFKPICFHNEQGCTIAAEGYARIHNKIPVVNVTTGPGGSNAITGVLGAWTDSIPMLVISGQVKYNQTARYAKSLGINLRQLGDQEYDIVSMVSHITKYAEMVIDPYSIKYHLDKALHLARTGRPGPCWLDIPLDVQNAKIDEDKLSAYIGHVSSFPKIDKPTITRVLDCVKKAKRPVILAGPGIHFSGSIDVFHQLIEKFNIPILTAFNAHDLLEHDHPLRVGRPGTIGERGGNFILQNADLLLVLGCRLDIRQIGYKWEAFAEKSTKIVVDIDEAELKKPTIFPDIPIHGDVKDFMEQMLCEECNIDRTEWIEWCKEKSKKYPVVLPEHRQVLTLRSKLPLVNPYGFMEEVGKQLPENQIMVCGNATACIIPFQVIPMKKGQRMFSNSGMAAMGWDISAAIGAHFASGQKIVCFAGDGSIQMNIQELQTIRHHNLPIKIFLLNNGGYHSIRQTQTNNNFNPVGFDNTNGISFPCMEKIAYAYGIRYLKCDNYPTIKETVAATLCEDDPVICEIVLDERQPFSPKIAARKAEDGSMIACSLEDMWPFLDQKELKENMVK
- a CDS encoding class I SAM-dependent methyltransferase, encoding MHIVDHCVVCKNKKIIKTKSKISDFIAYYLFNGIKPDCKTIYCPECGYRGSDIRFDEDELKRYYWDYRGEYYEFVRNHIEPSYEKISNHIDEEGEITFRKNYMRNFFAGVVDYTKIKTTLDYGGHKGQYILEEFSNAQQYIYDISKNNNIDIDSIDKIDFIMICHVLEHVSYPDNLLQHIRTMCKENTILYAEVPLCDNWKDNAKAVSEHINFFNTKCFKRLLNYNGFVVTKIETTSRYSSWFAPSIICCAKILS
- a CDS encoding NPCBM/NEW2 domain-containing protein produces the protein MNIVTIINAHNDPPLLENTIDSVRKWVTDKIIVVIDAAGWQLFHNFKCPENTELLKGVYHNCKRSPYKNIAIGLNYAYAKYPEADWYNYIESDVLYLNDLFKEDLSTKCDYADLGFCQRAGKQGDQWLPEKIFNKQLPVYYMLGAVHFYSHNCISGLMKMDFFTKVLEATKEYQGGFFPNFSHYAVEEIIYPTAAAVFGRIGNLGEDTKYAVRFTPEISESEIAIPTSIAHPLKNLQKRKNLKKMYNKEEFLANLTPHEAIFYCSLKGVTVWKNGQPTEGDFLLPSAACVWAKARLRGQEVQHGLWAHPTDFGTILPNMSIVGPASRLVYKLEKKYHGLKGSVGISETIKGYNSTMVFCILCDGELVWRSQPMRTAGQVEDYQIMIENIDVLELVVVTIGSYNSCQAIWCDPVLLL